The following are encoded in a window of Brettanomyces bruxellensis chromosome 9, complete sequence genomic DNA:
- a CDS encoding uncharacterized protein (BUSCO:EOG092609YT) gives MTTKYKTHILVGGMTCSACTNSVTNALQSVEGVDSAEVSLMTEDAVVVHTSLVKPEVLKDAVEDVGFEATLVKTEELEDEKSHFSNEDDNSNLKTSLTIGGMMCSACVNTITKALKDVEGVKSVNVSLITEEAVVEHTQEVKPENLASVVEDVGFEATVKSTASENETSAHNHNASVDKQSVTIQVFGMTCSNCSNIIEKQVSQLPGVISCTVSLSTNEAYIEFKPSLTGIRNIVDTIEDCGFDVNIDNGVDKSTQLELLSKVKDIQYWKNNFFKLLLFGVPIIFLETIFPLIRSKCHMQLNIGHGLYLDVLVEFILGTYVQFWLGRRFYINSYKAFKHGSGTMDTLICTSTSIVYIYSVFIIIQAFAVSSMESPKLILDTSVMLFSFVSLGKWAESRAKGNTSTALSKLLSLTPDKCVIVANPESFKGLDKSVTSGEQNSALSGIVQREIPVDLLQKSDIVIILPGSSIPADGVCIFGESDVDESLLTGESLPVVKKVGSKLIGGSVNVTSTMYMSVELVGQDTQLQQIVNLVKDAQMRKAPVQRFADAIAAKFVPTILSLSLFTFFFWCFYTWVAHLDDIPATFKSKSGDHVMFSKILQVAISVIVVACPCALGLAAPTAVMVGTGVGATNGILIKGGEVLESTSGLDTVVFDKTGTITAGKMTLADHKFFGALSLKEEILWSMLYAVEQNSEHPVAKAIVSGVKDVMEQNSLVDPALVSIEGLEAKGGLGITAIVRVAGEDSSRQLRIGSEKLFSDTKLKGETDFENMAGAMRNEHIGTVCHISVDNEYCGYMEFKDTIRQDATATINALQSNGYSVAMVTGDNARTAQYVAAKVGIPTSNVFASSSPEQKIQYVELLQQQGHTVAFVGDGINDAPALVEADVGIAVATGTDVAMSSADIVLLSSEKDESIVANSSMSSVFNALEISKKTFQVIRTNFVLAIIYNLVMVPLAMGFLIVPFGLHMHPMFASAAMACSSVSVVTNSLLLKRWRPVDVLSVHGTALVCDEEANVENSGIAESLDVSNFKTSKGKKDVGLFSRLRRAFGRKRRPNSEEYEMISS, from the coding sequence ATGACtacaaaatataaaacGCATATATTAGTTGGTGGAATGACGTGTTCGGCCTGCACGAATTCGGTCACAAATGCTCTTCAATCAGTAGAAGGTGTTGATAGTGCAGAGGTGTCGTTAATGACGGAAGATGCCGTCGTGGTGCATACCAGTTTGGTAAAACCAGAAGTTTTAAAGGATGCTGTCGAAGATGTTGGCTTTGAGGCCACACTGGTGAAAACAGAGGAGttggaagatgaaaagtcgcatttttcaaatgaagatgaCAACAGCAATCTCAAGACTTCGCTTACCATAGGTGGAATGATGTGCAGCGCGTGTGTCAACACGATAACCAAGGCATTGAAAGACGTGGAAGGTGTTAAATCAGTGAATGTGTCACTAATAACGGAAGAAGCCGTAGTTGAGCATACGCAAGAAGTCAAGCCAGAAAATTTGGCTTCTGTGGTTGAAGATGTTGGTTTTGAGGCCACTGTTAAAAGCACTGCATCTGAGAATGAAACTTCAGCACACAATCATAATGCTTCGGTTGATAAGCAATCAGTTACCATCCAGGTTTTTGGCATGACCTGCTCAAATTGCTCAAATATCATCGAAAAGCAGGTTTCTCAACTTCCCGGAGTTATATCGTGCACTGTTTCGCTTTCCACAAATGAGGCCTACATAGAATTTAAGCCGTCACTCACAGGAATCAGAAATATAGTGGACACAATTGAAGACTGTGGTTTTGATGTCAACATAGACAATGGTGTTGATAAAAGTACGCAGTTGGAGTTGCTTTCCAAGGTGAAAGATATTCAATACTGGAAGAATAACTTCTTTAAGCTTCTTCTATTTGGTGTCCCCATAATCTTTCTTGAAACGATTTTCCCACTAATTAGAAGCAAGTGCCACATGCAGCTGAATATCGGCCACGGATTGTACTTGGATGTGCTTGTGGAGTTCATCTTGGGAACATACGTGCAGTTTTGGCTTGGAAGAAGGTTTTACATCAACTCTTATAAAGCATTCAAGCACGGATCTGGAACCATGGATACACTCATTTGCACATCGACCTCGATCGtctatatatattctgTATTCATCATAATCCAGGCCTTTGCAGTCAGCTCAATGGAATCACCAAAGCTTATTCTCGATACTTCGGTGATGCTTTTCTCGTTTGTGTCGTTGGGAAAATGGGCGGAAAGCCGGGCCAAGGGAAATACATCCACAGCATTATCCAAGTTGCTTTCCCTCACCCCGGATAAGTGTGTCATTGTGGCCAATCCGGAGTCTTTCAAGGGTCTTGACAAGTCTGTCACGTCGGGTGAGCAGAATTCGGCATTAAGCGGTATTGTTCAGCGGGAAATACCGGTGGACTTGTTGCAGAAATCTGATATCGTGATTATTCTTCCTGGGTCTTCGATTCCCGCCGATGGTGTTTGTATTTTTGGCGAATCCGATGTTGACGAATCACTTCTCACCGGAGAATCGCTTCCTGTGGTGAAAAAAGTGGGCTCAAAGCTCATTGGTGGTTCTGTGAACGTCACCTCCACTATGTACATGTCGGTCGAACTTGTTGGGCAAGACACACAATTGCAGCAGATTGTGAATCTTGTGAAAGATGCACAGATGAGAAAGGCACCCGTGCAGAGGTTTGCAGATGCAATTGCAGCCAAATTTGTGCCAACGATCCTCTCTCTTTCACTATTCACGTTCTTTTTCTGGTGTTTCTACACCTGGGTTGCACACCTGGACGATATCCCAGCCACATTCAAGAGCAAAAGCGGCGATCACGTGATGTTCTCCAAGATTCTCCAGGTTGCAATCTCTGTAATTGTTGTCGCATGTCCTTGCGCACTTGGACTTGCTGCTCCTACTGCAGTTATGGTTGGTACTGGAGTTGGAGCCACGAATGGAATTTTGATCAAAGGTGGTGAAGTGTTGGAGTCAACGAGCGGATTGGATACCGTTGTTTTTGACAAGACAGGCACCATCACTGCTGGAAAAATGACACTTGCAGACCACAAGTTTTTTGGGGCTTTGAGTCTGAAGGAAGAGATTCTTTGGAGCATGCTATATGCCGTTGAGCAGAATAGTGAGCATCCGGTTGCAAAGGCAATTGTTAGCGGTGTGAAGGATGTGATGGAGCAAAACAGCCTTGTGGATCCGGCTTTGGTGTCAATTGAAGGTCTCGAGGCAAAAGGCGGTCTTGGAATTACAGCTATAGTTAGAGTTGCAGGTGAGGACAGTTCTAGGCAGCTGAGAATTGGTAGTGAAAAGCTTTTTAGCGACACGAAGCTCAAGGGAGAGACTGATTTCGAGAATATGGCTGGTGCAATGCGTAATGAGCATATTGGCACGGTTTGCCACATATCTGTGGACAACGAGTATTGCGGATATATGGAGTTTAAGGACACGATACGGCAGGATGCAACTGCAACTATAAATGCATTGCAATCGAACGGTTACAGTGTTGCGATGGTTACAGGCGATAATGCACGCACAGCCCAGTATGTAGCTGCCAAAGTTGGTATTCCAACCTCTAACGTGTTTGCAAGCTCGTCTCCCGAGCAGAAAATTCAGTATGTTGAACTTTTGCAGCAGCAAGGCCATACTGTGGCTTTTGTGGGTGATGGAATCAACGATGCTCCAGCTTTGGTGGAGGCAGATGTTGGAATAGCTGTTGCCACGGGAACGGATGTGGCGATGTCATCTGCAGACATAGTGTTGCTTTCTTCGGAGAAAGATGAGTCTATTGTGGCTAATTCGTCGATGTCTTCTGTTTTCAACGCACTAGAAATATCCAAGAAGACCTTTCAGGTTATACGCACGAACTTCGTTCTTGCAATCATTTACAACTTGGTGATGGTTCCGCTTGCCATGGGATTCTTGATTGTTCCATTCGGCCTCCACATGCATCCAATGTTTGCATCAGCTGCCATGGCATGTTCTTCTGTGAGTGTTGTGACGAACTCGCTTTTGCTTAAGAGGTGGAGACCCGTTGATGTTCTTTCTGTGCATGGTACAGCGCTGGTTTGTGACGAGGAGGCGAATGTGGAAAATTCTGGGATTGCCGAATCGCTTGATGTTTCTAACTTTAAAACCAGCAAGGGGAAGAAGGACGTCGGATTGTTTTCGAGATTGAGAAGAGCATTTGGACGAAAGAGGAGACCTAACAGTGAGGAATACGAGATGATTTCCAGTTGA